In the Methanobacterium sp. genome, TGGCAAGTTCATCTAAACTGAAGGTTCTCAAATAACGTCCGGGTATGATGACATCAGTATCTATGCTGTCCCGGAATTTCCAAACTTTACCCTTTATTTTATCAGTCATGTTAATCATATAATTGGTTAATTTAATGCAATCTATCTATAGATGCAACCATAATTTTGAGCCTCACTTTCCATTACATAGCCACCCACCCCTTCAAGGGCATCATGTGCAGCACTCACTATATCCTTAGCACTGTCAGTGATTGCATAAATGGTGGGTCCAAATGAACTCATACCCACACCTGGAGCACCGGCATCCCGGAGTAGATTCATTATTTCCCCTATCACCGGCTTTTGCAACTGATTTTCTATCTTTTTAAAACCGATATCTTGGATGCGATTAACACTATCCCCAAATGCATCCAGATCTTTTTCCAAAACTGCAGGCATCATTTTCATCAAGAGGAGGTGAGACATTTGCTGCACCTCTTCTAATGGTATTGGACAGTATTCCTGGAAAATATTAACTTCTTCAGTTCCTGAAACATTCTTTTTAACATCAGGAATGACCAAAATCACCTTCCATTCTTCTGGAAAATCATATCTGGCGAGTATGGGTGTTGGTAATGCTTTTGAAGCAGATGATGGTAAAAATTCGCGCTTATCATCACAATGATGGCCTCCATCAATAATGAAACCACCATTTTCAAATGAGGCCACACCTATGCCTGAAGTACCTCCCCGACCCACTATGCTGGCAATTTTTGGTACCTCAATTTCATGTTTAACAGAATCAGAAATCAGTTTACCTACAGCCAGAGATAATTGGGTTCCAGAACCTAAACCAGAATGAGATGGGAAATTTTCATGGACAATAAAGGTTAATCCTTTATCAATCCCTAAATACTTCATCATTTTTATGGCGGAAGATCCTATTCTATCTACATAATCTTCAATATTACTTTTAGAAAGATTTTTTGGCTTAATGAATTCTACTTGAACTCCAGTGCCCTTTTCTTTCAGTTCTAGAACTAAAGATGGTTTTTTGAGGGTGAGTCCAACTCCGCCATCAATGCGGCCTAATGAACCATTAAGGTCAAGTAAAGATAGATGAAGACGTGAAGGAGTTTGAATTAGCAATTCCACAACCAGTTATTATTTTTTCTTTAAGGGTTTGGCGAATTTTTTCTCCACTTGTTGCCTGTAGATGGTATTCATGGAACAGAAAGGTATTATGCGACCGTCAGGCACAGCATAATGAATTAAACATTTTTTAACCCGGTCCCGGTCAAAGTTCCAGGGATCCATGAAGTGCATGCAGGAGATAAGTAATGTTTTATGGTGGAAATTTCCTAAAGCACTGTAAGACCTCTCTTTGAATACTTTCGTTAATATCCCAGTGATATCCAGTGAATCGGGCTTATTTTCCCGGTCAATAGTTTTAGGAAGCTCAATGGTAGCACGGCTTAGAACCTTAGCTTTACCAACCAGACCTCCTTCTTTTATATCATCACTACTTCGGGAAAGAAGACTGAAAAACCGGTCAACATCAACAAATTGAGTTATAGGAATAATTTCACCATCGTCAATAAAGATATACGTGGCAGTTCCACAGTGAGAGTGACAAGTGAATGCAACTTGGTTTTCACCTTCAATAGCCTCCACAAAATCAGTGATTGGTATAATTGACGAAGCAGGATAAAAATCATTAGTACTGATCTTTCCTCCAGTCTGTTTATCCACTAATCCTTGAAATAAGGGTATGGTTATTCTCTGTTTTTCAACTTCATCTGCTGGTGTTCGCCCTGCAAAGGACACCGGCTGGAAGTTTACTCCGCGGATTATATCCAGATTTTCGATGGCAAATCTTATGATGTCACCAATTTGATCATCATTAATTCCTTTAACTAGAGTGGGTACCAGTACAATCCCCAAGTCAGCTTTGCGACAGTTTTCAATTGCTTCCAATTTAGTGGGTAAAAGGTTGCGACCCCTTGATTTTATGTATGGTTCTTCAGTAATCCCATCAAACTGAAGGTAAACTGTATTTAAAGAAGCATCCTTCAATTTTTGAGCTAATTCAGGATCTTTTGCCAGTTTAATTCCATTCGTGGCTATTTGAACATGGCTAAATCCTTCTTCACGTGCTAGTTTTACCAGTTCCACAATATCCTTTCTTACAGTGGGTTCACCGCCTGCATATTGAATTGCAGGGGTGGGTACTGGCTGGTTTGCACGAAGATTACGTAACATTTCACGTATTTCCTCATAACTGGGCTCATATAAATAATTAGAAACTGCTGCATTAGCAAAACAAATAGGACAACGAAGATTACAACGATTGGTTACATCGATTAGGCCCAATACAGTTTGACTCTCATGTTCAGTGCAAATACCACAATTTAGAGGACATTCATCTACAATATCAGTTCGGGGGTTTTCAATACCTTCACCTGTGTAATTAAAATCAGATGCATAGAAGTAAGCTTCTGAACTTTGCCAGTAAGTGTTTTCAAATTCACCATGTTCTGGACACGTTTTTTTTATCATTATTTTTTCTTGGTCTTCGAAGACTTCTGCATCCACTACTCTGAGGCATTCTGGACACAGGCTTTTTGTTTTCTTTATGACCATTATCTCACCTTAGTTTATGTGTGTTGAAAATTTGTTGAAACTCAATATAATGATTATATATACTTGAGCGATCAATCAGCTTTATAGTATTTATGGTTGAGTGCATAACTATTATCCTGTTTTAATCGGAGGTTAACTATGGACCCTAGTGTTTTCAGTGTTTTAATTTTATCAGCTTATGCTATATACTTTATGTTACCCGCTTACCTAGCAAATGCCAGTGCCCTTACCTTTGGGGGAGGAACACCCCTGGATATGGGCCTATCTTTGAAAAACGGTTACAGATTACTTGGAGATGGCGTAACCTTAAAAGGAACCGTTATTGGAATATTAATTGGGGCTGTGATTGGCTTGATTCAAGGTATTTTTACTGGTAACTTGATACATGACATGTTAATGGTTGGAGATCCAGCAATCAGCATGATGGTTCAAGGAACTATAGCTAATAATGCTATGGAAGGCATAGTACTAGGTTTAACCCTTGGAATCGGAGCTATTATTGGAGATGCTTGTGGTAGTTTCATCAAGAGAAGGTTCAAAGTTGAAAGAGGGAAACCTATACCCATTATAGATCAGTTAGACTTTGTGGTGGGTGCACTGATATTGTCATCTTTAGTTACAGCCATCCCATTCTATTTGGTTGTATTTATACTAATCATAACTTTGTTCTTGCATCTGGGCACAAATACCATCGCGTATTTATTGGGAATAAAAAATGTTTGGTACTGAGCAGTTATTTGATAAGTAATCAATATTTATGATAGAAAAACATTGATATTTGGATATAACGTTAGATTTATTGATTTGTCCAACATATACGTCTTATTTTTTTTCTTTATAGAAATAATGGACTTATCATTTATGATCATCTAATTAGCTGCTTGAAGCACATTGAAACTGGTACTGAACAGTTGATAAGTGTTTATAGCGGCTTCCAATTGGTTGTTCCACTCGGGTATCTCGTATACGAAAACCGGGTAGCCTGCATTGGTTAACGGCCTATCAATTTGATTTACTGAACTACTTTGAGCACGTTTAGTTGATGAACCAGGGTAGAAATTAAATTGAGGAAGTAACTGGTGAACTGCTTCTGCCAGGGATACTGATTGGTAGTCATGAGTTGGGGTGGCTATGTAATATCCTTCACCATAACCTGGTTCATGGTCATGGGCAATGATCACTAACTGATAATCATTTTTTTTTATATCAGGAATTACGTATTCTTCAACCAGATTTTGTCCATTCTGTCGACCAACATAAAAGTCTTGTGGTTGGCTTGTTACTGTCACATGGTAGTCAATTATTTCCACTTTATTGAGTAATGCAAAGAGTTTCACTACATGAGGAACCAGGTTGGTAGCCAATTCTTCCCTGGGATGCATGCCAGTAATCACCGCAATCTTTGCGTTTGGGGTGCCATAATGAGAATAGACATCTTTGGTAACGTACCCCTGTTGATTTGAGCCTAAATTAGTGTGTTGACTGAAATTGGCAAACATGTAAACAGCGCCAATAACCAGTAAAACTATCATAATTATTGAACTATTTTTCATATGAACAACCTTATAGTGAGAGTAAACATGAGATAATTTTATTTATAATTTATTAAGATGTTTTTAAATCATTTAAGTCTTATATTTTAGTATAATAATATACTATTACTTTTTTTTCATGAATTCTTCCATGAGAAGAGCAGTTCCCACTGCAGGTGCCACAACACAATCTTTTCGGGACAGAATTTCGTCCATAGTTATAACCTCTAAATTCAGTATTTCTGCTGCTTTAGATCCTATGATATTCATTCCTAATCCTGTGGCAACGACCAGATCCAAATTCTCTCTACCGGTAACCTCTTTAAGTGCTTCAGCAACTTTTTCCACTTGAATTCTGTAGATATGCTGAGCAATTTCCAATACTTCTTTTTGGCTTAATGAATCAAGATCTCCACATACCACCCTTGATAATCTTAAAAGACAATCTTCTTTGGATATGCCTCCACTGTCAGGTGTTTCTGTAGTGTAATCAGCAGGGTCAATATTTCCCAAAACCAGATGAACATCTGCTGATACTGCAAATAGTTCCGATGCCACCCTCACCCATCTATTTTTTAAAGGGACTTTATCTAGTATAGTTGCTACATTTGTACGTAAGGCTCCAGTGTATACTAATTCACCTGTGCCCAGTCTTTCTAGATCTGTTCTTCCCCTGGCACATTCTTTACCATTTTTTATGGGAATTATGTCAGTAGTAGTGCTCCCAATATCTATTAAAACACAATCCGGATAAATATGAGCAGCAAGTGGTGCTGTGGCTATCCAGTTAGCAGCAGCCAATGCCAATGGATTATTTTTCACACCTTCATAATCAAGCATGCCATTTAACCCAACAAATCCCAATGGAAGGTCAAATGTTTTTTTGACTCTGTCAATGATGTCTATAACACCTTCAGTTTTATTTAAATAGCCATCTGCCAGTTCTGCAGTCATTGCAACGCCAACACCATCGATTTCATCCATGTCTGAACCTAACAATTCAATTAGAGTAGAGCTAAGCTCATCTTTTTTGGTCCACATAGGGAGGTAGCAGTAGTCACTTCTGATATCAATAATTTTTCCTTTACTATCAAATTCTACCACTGCGATATCTGTGTTGGCACCTCCAATATCAAAACCAGCGATTTTCAATTTATCACCTTTAACTGCAGACTATCCTTCTTATGAAATTGGATTTCTCCCTCTAATTTTACTTCTGAGGGAAGATAACCCTTTATTGACGCCACTAAAGCTTCTCCTAAATTAAAGTTTAGCATCTGTCTTAAGGCAACGTAGGGTGTGGTGATGCGGGAGTTAACTTCTACCAGATGAACCTCATCCTTGATGATCATATCCACACCCACATAGCCTTTCACACCATCTAATGATTCTATCGCTTTTTTAGCTATGTTTTTCGCTTTATCTCCATTTGGATGGTTAAATGGTATTGCACCCCCATTATAAGTTATAATTCCATTTTCTTGGGAGTTGTTTTGCTTATTTAAACTTAATGGTATTGTTTTTTCCCCATTAGTGAGTAAACTAACACTAACACTATCCCCCTCCACCCAATCTTGGAGTAAGAAATAGGGTAGTTTAGTTACATCTTTAACCCTCTCAGCGGCTTTTTTAAATGACTCTGGAGAATCAACAACTTGTACTGCTGAACAAGAAACTCCATCTGCAGGTTTAACAACATGTTTGGTTAAAATTTTT is a window encoding:
- a CDS encoding radical SAM protein, whose amino-acid sequence is MVIKKTKSLCPECLRVVDAEVFEDQEKIMIKKTCPEHGEFENTYWQSSEAYFYASDFNYTGEGIENPRTDIVDECPLNCGICTEHESQTVLGLIDVTNRCNLRCPICFANAAVSNYLYEPSYEEIREMLRNLRANQPVPTPAIQYAGGEPTVRKDIVELVKLAREEGFSHVQIATNGIKLAKDPELAQKLKDASLNTVYLQFDGITEEPYIKSRGRNLLPTKLEAIENCRKADLGIVLVPTLVKGINDDQIGDIIRFAIENLDIIRGVNFQPVSFAGRTPADEVEKQRITIPLFQGLVDKQTGGKISTNDFYPASSIIPITDFVEAIEGENQVAFTCHSHCGTATYIFIDDGEIIPITQFVDVDRFFSLLSRSSDDIKEGGLVGKAKVLSRATIELPKTIDRENKPDSLDITGILTKVFKERSYSALGNFHHKTLLISCMHFMDPWNFDRDRVKKCLIHYAVPDGRIIPFCSMNTIYRQQVEKKFAKPLKKK
- a CDS encoding CDP-2,3-bis-(O-geranylgeranyl)-sn-glycerol synthase, whose protein sequence is MDPSVFSVLILSAYAIYFMLPAYLANASALTFGGGTPLDMGLSLKNGYRLLGDGVTLKGTVIGILIGAVIGLIQGIFTGNLIHDMLMVGDPAISMMVQGTIANNAMEGIVLGLTLGIGAIIGDACGSFIKRRFKVERGKPIPIIDQLDFVVGALILSSLVTAIPFYLVVFILIITLFLHLGTNTIAYLLGIKNVWY
- a CDS encoding H4MPT-linked C1 transfer pathway protein; translation: MKIAGFDIGGANTDIAVVEFDSKGKIIDIRSDYCYLPMWTKKDELSSTLIELLGSDMDEIDGVGVAMTAELADGYLNKTEGVIDIIDRVKKTFDLPLGFVGLNGMLDYEGVKNNPLALAAANWIATAPLAAHIYPDCVLIDIGSTTTDIIPIKNGKECARGRTDLERLGTGELVYTGALRTNVATILDKVPLKNRWVRVASELFAVSADVHLVLGNIDPADYTTETPDSGGISKEDCLLRLSRVVCGDLDSLSQKEVLEIAQHIYRIQVEKVAEALKEVTGRENLDLVVATGLGMNIIGSKAAEILNLEVITMDEILSRKDCVVAPAVGTALLMEEFMKKK
- a CDS encoding ATP-grasp domain-containing protein, with product MNILVFEYATSMGVKDPALTAEGQAMLNSITMDLKQFNTSFLISKNSVPIKSNHCNPIIIEDDLTEWIDNNISFYDFCLPIAPEEDFILYKLTRLIEKNGVEVIGSSSDAVYTCSDKYLTYQALKSEVPIIPTVKVFWDDIDKYAKKILTKHVVKPADGVSCSAVQVVDSPESFKKAAERVKDVTKLPYFLLQDWVEGDSVSVSLLTNGEKTIPLSLNKQNNSQENGIITYNGGAIPFNHPNGDKAKNIAKKAIESLDGVKGYVGVDMIIKDEVHLVEVNSRITTPYVALRQMLNFNLGEALVASIKGYLPSEVKLEGEIQFHKKDSLQLKVIN